The Glycine soja cultivar W05 chromosome 15, ASM419377v2, whole genome shotgun sequence region ACAACAGGCACAAGACACTTCATCTTTTCCCCATGTATAtgcaaaaaaagtaaataaataaatggggTACTTCGGTGGGCTATATCAGTGTTCTACAATTTTCAAATTGCAGCATCAATTAACACAAACTGACTTTCCTGTGTTCCTTTCTCAACTGTTCTTATATTGCTCCttaaaaatcacataattttaaaattgaatcacaaaattaaatattaacacaatTATATAAACAACATAGGGACAGTCGAGAAAAGGACAATAAAGAAGTCAATTTCAATTGACACTTACACATAGCAGTGGCATTAtagaaaatttaagaaaaaagtgaTAATCACACACTCTTAACTGTGATTCTACTTTTCCCAAACCCTTAAGAACCCGATTCTTCTTATCTGAACAACCCAATCAAATCTCCACCGTCCATTTAAACAAAATCCAAATCCAACCGTTGATCCTCTCTCTCTACCTCTTCATCATCAGAAGATAGCTGATGTAATGAGCAATTAGTTTTTCTCTTTCGGTCACGAATTCTCAGACACCGTTTTCCACTCACTCCGCGCCAACGAAAATTAATCCCCAAaaactacaaaagaaaaaaaaacgaaacCCTTTcaggttatttatttattattttttagcttttttttttaaaaaacttttctttattttgatattttctgtGTCTCATTTTCTTGTGAAATTTTTTCAgagtctttctttttttcatgcACGAAATGATGCCTCACTCTCAGATCTTTCAAAACAACCAAAACTACGCCGTTTGGACGCATCCCCTGCCGCCGTACCCGCCGGAGAACGCGGCGGTGTTCTCTCGCCGGGAGACGTTCAATCCACATCCGGGTCGGGTCACTGGGAACAAAAGGAAAGACTGCCACCGAACCGGGTCGGGTCCGCCGGCGTTACGTTCCGGCGGGAAAGGTCGCCGGATTCACCACCCGAAGCGAATTTTCGGCCGGGGCGGTGGCAGCAGTCGACTCACGCCGCCGTTCGCGCCGCGCAACACGACGTCGTTCATAATCAGGGCGAAGAACTGCGGCGGCATGGTGTCGCCGCCGACTCCAGAGGCGGCGATTTTTCCGGCGGCGTCTCTGTCTCCAGCGACGTTCGACGAGAAGTCGGCAAAGGAGCAGTGGGGCTTCAACGGCTACGGCTCCATGAAGGGCCTTATCCGGCTCCGGCCCGGAAACTTGGATTCCGGCGCCGGCAGGTTCGAGATGGTGTACCCTAATTCCGGTGAAGAACATAATAACTTGGACAAAAGGGTTTCTGAACAGGACACCCATATTGCGCACCTTGAAGAACAGAATTGGACGCTGAAAGAGAGACTTTTGTTCATGGAAAGGCAATTGGATGACATGAGAAGGAGGGTTCACTTCTTGGAGACCGACGGAGCGATGAGCCACGGCGGTGAGGGCGGGGCCGAGAATTTCCCCGCCGCGGGAGATGTTTGCTATGTAAAGAGccacataaataataaataataataatggtgaCAATAATGGTGATGACAATAGTAATCATACTTTTCTTTAACCATTTGTTTagataataagtttattttttaccttGGTAGGTGAATAAAAGATTGTATAAACATGACATGTAGCATTAGTTTCATTAGGTTTAATTTGGTTTGgtttcaataattaatataaatactcTTTTGTAATTTAACTATTTCATGAACAAACTTGGATTTTGTCTTGTTGGTTTAGTTAGGAGTTAGGTAGGACTTTGAAACTTAGTTGAATAAGAAATTGAAAGTGTAGACTAGagaatttgtttgttttggtaGTTTTTTTTGCCAACTTACTCAAATTATGTTTTTGATGTTTGATGGGGACATGAAGGGGTTGTGGTTTGCAAGAGGGGGAATGCTTCTTTCGCTATATGTGGGTGTaggttttatgttaatttttcttattgccAAAAGGAGAATGATTGTGGTGCCTAATTcttgttatttgattttttccaACATGTAAAACTAATTTGTCTGCATTCTTGCCACACGGCACAAGGGGAAGATCAATAGTGTCAGGAACTGTACCATATGGATTTTGTTGTTGTGCTTTCCATGGTTCATTATGTGGGATCCATTTGGTTAATCTGtcaaggtttcattattttgaaataGCTTCTCTCTCAGCAAGCAGCATGGGATCTAATCTGAATTATCGATGGTGTTTATAAGCTACTGCACACCACTATAAGTATATCATCATTCCATATGATTgatcaagtttttatttttttttatttgaagtattATAAATAAACATGTTCGATGTTGAATTTCACCCTTctgaagtgaaaaataaaaagtatttgtgTGGAGCCTTTATTTGAAGTGAGATAAATTTGACAGGTTTTAATCTAATTGTTAAATAATACTAGTTTAAATACAcgttttaaactaattaacaatAGATGCGTTTTTGAGTAAATGTAAATCTTTAGATTAACGAGattgtaattgttttttttttggtaattgttaattaatactaattacttacttttttatttttgaaaagattcAATTAagtcttttctttaattaaaaaaattaccttcatttttttaccttattttcttattgacattaattaaataacttttgtaaaatcatgaacgaaacaagagtttaaaatagttaagattttttttgggTTAGTGAAAAATTCATGGATTGTAGTAACCTGTAAGAGTTTACTTGTACATATTTATTAATTGCTTTATCAATATTTTGATAACAATTTTAAATGTAAGGACAGAAAACATTAACTTTGCTTGTTGAGAAACTAAAACCTTTTACTTATAGAGTCAAAATAGTAAAgtgattacaaaaatatttcaaaattaaaaatcaagggTTATGATTTTGTGGCTGAAGAGACAGCTGCAATTACAATCATAAGGTTCGCTTTCCGTAGGTTACATTTACAATCGCGGTGTGGGGTACGTTTGTTCTGACTTCTGAGgatgaaattattaaatcaaTGAGATAACAAATAGGGCAGATTATTTGaatgaatattaatttatataaaagtaaatgatTAACACTGATAgggattatttaatttaattaacattttgtGACCGACACGCTTATTCATGTAgctactttaattttaatatcaaaatGTAGTGTAAGGAAAAATATCTATCTGTTCACATCATGAAAAGATattcaagaaaaaagaattaaaagtgatagtattctttttataataatctCTAATAAGAAGAGAGAAGGTTGCGAAAAGATAAAGAGAGAAATATAAGATAACATCAATGAATTGTGATGGATATAGAAAGATGcccctcttttaaaaaaatatatggaaagTGTTATAAATAATAGATTTGAATATCATTTTGTaagtttttacattttttttattttgttcttttgtattttaaaagttttattttgatttgtatcTTTGTAATGGATTCAAAACTATCAAAAATTAgttgtttaagatatttttttatcaataaatattaattattagtttgttaATATTAGAGAAGAAttgaattagttattttttcactttttctctttctatatCTCTcttatttaaaacatttaatatgtATTGAAAATTTATACCCATATCTGACTATATTGTTTGATACTTATTAAATGTTTTAGACAAACAATTTCCAAAAAAATGAACCATCAGAAAAgtactaaaattaataataagattaatattacatcatcatttaatgaaagaaatgaatatTTTTGGATCCATTCGCAATTAACATTatgagattttaaaaatataaatgatgaaaatagaAACATGGGAAAAGATAACGAgtcaaaatgatattttaacataaaaatattataaaaataacatttaaacataaatatatcACTAAGagtcacttttttctttttatgtactTCTAAATACTAAAGTGAATGTTTGGGTAAGATGCTTTAAAGGTAACTAGGAAGTTTCCTTGGAGGCTGCAAGTAGCCACAACCAGTCTTGTGTCACTTGATGCTCAATGCCAAATGAACTTACGTGAGTACCATGCATGAATCCAAAGCGATATATAACATTATtctgatttttcattttaaatgatatttaatcaaaattgcATTATCTATTTGCAGAAACATATCTTATGCAAGTTCGAGACAGCTATATATCAGACATTTTCTTTTGTACAAAGTGAATGGATTCAGTCCCTGTGGAGGAATGAGAGCCGTGTAAAACTACAATTTCAGTACCACCAGAGCATTAATCTAGCATCTATCACAGTATAAAGAAAAGGAGTTAATTACCATTTACCAGTACCATAACTTACATGCatttaaaagaagaaacaataaaaagttataagattgaagaaaggaggaagagatcataaatttgaatttctctcacTCACTACTAACatctctcaattaaaaaaaaaacaataaattacatTCAACCATTTGTTATCTTTGAAATTCACaagattttcttgtttttttttcttctttcattacaGTAATTCTTCTTActtgtttaaaatatattatagtaacacttatttttattttatatatatatattaaggatacaaatctttttagataaatttttccataaaaatttacaggagaaaaaatgattttttctataaattaaaattaacttatgtataAATGAGACTATGTTTGATTTTCTGATTGAGTTCTTCCAAATTCAGTTTGGATAGTAAACTTATTGGTGACATGTTTGATTATTCTCAAAAATATGTATGCATTGCACGTAAAAGTAAGACTTGGGATGCTTTTGTAAACACAGTAAATAAACTTAAGTTTAACCCAcattagtaataataataataataataatatccatACTTTATagctattttatatttattataaataatgagTATTTAGTATATTATGGCcagaatttataaaaataaattatttagtatattcattactctttatttttaatattattacatgttatttttcatatgttactatatctattatttttattaaattttaaaagataatgttattaatattaataataataattatattattattccatattttatagatattttatatttattattcgtAATGAATATTTAGTACATTATGGCCtgaatttataagaataaaattattattattattattattataacaataatttgaataaaattaaattaaaaaattgtgtatactaatatacatatataataacttattattttattttatccttaattattaattttaaaaaaattatatcataactAGAACATTACtacttaatattaaaattatcaaaattaatatatatatatatatatatatatatagagagagagagagagagagagagatatcaAATTATATTGGTGTAACTTTGACAACTATTACACCATTTTATAATGtttaactaaataatattttttaaaactcaccGTTGGATTTAAAGTTCTTTTCACATAGatcacatatataaaattgtatATTAATCCAAAATCATTTGTTATCTTGTTCATAtgaattaaaatcaacttaatataaatattttaaaacatgctAAAACACATGGGCGCACACACACAACATTGATGTCAACAACTTAATTCTTCACTAATgcaattagaaatattaaattcagttatatatatatatatatatatatatatatatatatatatatatatatatatatatatatatatatatatattatagatagTTAAGTAAGGCCATAAGGTTAATGAAATTTAAGCAAAGATCACATAAACAAAGTTGTGGCATTTGCTTCCTACAACCTCTTAATTTTGCTTCCTGCACCCCATAATAATTTGAACGGACAAAATTGTTTGTGGCATTTGCACCCTAGCACCTCCTCTTCCTTTACTCCTCTTGCACGGCCGAGATCTTTGAGGATTTCTTTAACAAGGTTGTTTTCTCTTACATAAGTGGCGGTGTGACGTCGACAACGTTGAGACCAAAGAGGGTGGTGTATACGCTAAAATATGGGGACAATGTCAATGCGATGCTATGCATGGGCATGGTGAGGTCGAAGTGCAGTCTCAAAGGGTTGCACCACCCGCAATTGTCGCTGGAAGAGCATAGCTTGGAGGACAAAGGTTTTCTGCAATGACAAAGATGGAAGGGTTACTAGGACGACACCATTTTGGGTCATCAGTGCATTTGATGAAGCTCGTGTAATTGGGAGGTGAGGGAAGAGATGAGGGTCTCGTAGTAGATTCAATGGTGCTTGTTGACTATGATGAGGTGATCGTTGTGGTATAAGATGTTGGTGGGTGAGAGAAAAGAGGCCTGAGTTTGAAGCAGAGGGGTGTAGGAAAATTTTCCACCCTATTCCAAAATACGATTACCTATACACTTCcagaatatttattttggaatataaaaatcatattacatAATAGTTATTTCAAAAGTGTTAGTAATTTGGAAAACCTATTCCAAGATATGAAAATCATATTCTAGAATAACTATTCTAGAATACCTATACACTTCCACAATGGTTATTCCATAATAAAGGAGGGAAATATTGGAATTAAAAACATTTGGGGTGCAATAAGCAAAAAAtgggtgcaggaagcaattgcCCAAAGATGTCCATTAACTTCCTTATATTATCAAACGCAAGAAGCCTACTACTTATATCTCATTATTATTAGCATAAAAATCAGTCAACACAACATTTGAAAGGTGATCAAGCATCTAAAAACATTATGCATCGTAATTGATActcaaaaataagagaaaacgTTTATAGAATAGATAAACCAATCAAGgtttaaacattattattaacCAATTATACCATAAGTAAAAAGAGATCTAACTAAACATGAACAAAATCCTAAAATCaagggaaaaaaaggaaaggataaGAAGGGAACTTCACAGTAAATACTGCTTAGGTTGCTCTGTTTGACTTGTATTATGGTGGGAAAAGTGACGAGTCATTTCACAGTATTAGGAACCTCACAGTACTAGCAAAAGTACAACGTTTCGTGTGGAGGATTTTATTGGATAGGCTACCATCAAAGTATGATTTGAAGAAGAGGTTGATTCAACATGCTATTTTGGATTCTTTGTGTCCGTGGTACCATGTGCATGAGGAAACTTTGGCTCACGTTCTTTGTTGGTGTTCGAGAGTTATACCTATTTGGCATCAGTGTTACAAATGAATTGGTGTTTATACTGTACTACCTAAGAGGCCTTTTGATCACTTCCGACAGCACCATCGGGGGGCTTATAATGTTTGGCAGAAAGATTTATGGGTCATGATCTGGTGCGCTACAACATTGACACTTTGGAATAGAAGGAATGTTAGTTGCTGATTCATATAGCGACGGATTTGTCTATAATAGCGACTGATTTTTCAGTCACTATTTACCTATTTTCTTGTAGTGTTATTTTTAGGCCAAAAATGTTTGATCTTGACTCCATTCTACAGGAAGTTCTATTCTATTCTTGGGcttggcaaaaaaaaattatgggaaacactttaaatattcttttgtaTAGTGGAGTAGCCAACTTGAAGCTTGCTTGTTAGAAAGACAATGAATTAGTGGGGGCTGAACTATAGTGAGACATCTCGTTTGATTTAGAATTGGATTCGAACTTTGAAGCTACGTGGGGTTGTACTACAAATATCAACAATGTATCCAGCCATCTAGAACGTATTTTGGGGTAGGCATTTGTTGGTTGAAGGTTTTTGAGTGGAAGCACATTTATTTTGGTTTGAGTGGTGTGGACCGGAGGGGGGGtcataaattgtaattttgtggGGATGTGGTCAGTGGAATcacatttattttgttatgCATAGGTTCGTTAGGATAAATTTATAATGGAATTCACTTATTAATATATCTTAACCACATGATACTCTCAGGGTCGTGGATATAGCCAATAACCACTTTGGTTGGTGACTTTATACGTTTGTATTGACACCAGGTAGTCGCTTGCACATCTTGTGTTGCATTGCCATTTTATATATAGGGCTTTGCTAATATAGatactcttatttttttagcatGCATGCGTTAACAACTTTTAACTAGAAAGTATCTTAAAATATACAATGGTTTAACTTACTAATGCACTTATACTAAAAATCAAGGATGTATGTTAGCAAATGCTTATAGGATTTGCTAATGTACacactcatttttttaatgaatgcaTTAACAAGTTATAtctaaagaatattttaaaatacatcaaTGTTTGCTAATACACCCATACTTTAAAAAACAAGGATGTGTACATTAACATTAATAATTTCCttagcttttatatatatatatatatatatatatatatatatatatataatacttagCTTTtgtcttccaaaaaaaatcaaaaacctGAATGATGAGAGCCAAGATCTTGAGTTCTAATCTTGTGGATGAAAATTAGAGTCAAAAGGAGAAATTTTACTAAATGTGGTAAATATTCTACACCAATATTATGgtgaaaaaaactaattaatacttttgaaattcaaaaaatttctaaaaatagaaagaatctTAAAAGAGTATTGGAGAAATTAATAACCAAATGATAatctataaaaaatttcatcgtTAACTCTCTTTTGTATCATTTTATTGATTATAGATATATTTGTAAGGTTAACAATTATGGAAAAATGTATGGTTTTGTTGAGGATATGTGCTAAGGAAGTTAttgaaagataagataaaaaatcaacttttggAGAGAGAAAGCACAAGAAATTGTTACAAGAATATATTAATGTGATTTGTAAAATGAGTGTTGAAAATGAGAGAAACTCAAGttgaaaaaattgagaaatattGCATAGtaaaaaagtgagaaaatttttaaatacaaatcaattacaaagaaaaataataaatacttttaagcaaaatatgttattttatcgGTAACATTTTCTTATGAAGATTAATCTTAAAAAGTAAGGATGATAAGTATCATTTAAAAAGTTATACTTTTTAACATAACATATGACATTAAATCAGATTGGGATGAGTAAATCTTAATCTGAATCTTTCCTAAATACACCAATCTTTTTTTTAGTGTATATTTGATACTTTGATTTGCTGTTAGAAATACTTTTTGTGCGCATTCAAATTTGTTCAGGTTCAAATGGAAAtccaacaaagaaaataaaatgaacacaaaaataaaaatgaaagtccTAGAAGGGAAAAGAAGAACGGACTCCCGTTTTAGGGTATATGAGTggaaggaagagagaaatagaaaagTGATAGATGTGATAAATGATGTAATGTGatgtgatgaaaaataaaaatagagatacAAAGAAGATGAGATAAAGGAGAAAATGAATCTACATTGATCATCACGCTTTCTAAAATTACCATTGTAAACTAAAAGAAcatcaataatgtttgttgCAATACAGATTTTGGGTATGAAATGTTTGATTCGCTTGAGTAAATGTGGGTGAATGGTGACCCTCAATTCCATTGTGCCCTATGCAATGTGTCTGGTGGTGATCTTGTTTATGTATTGGTAATCATTCATTTGCTGTGTATGATGTATGAAACGTTGATCTGGTTTTATTTGTGTTAAGGCATGGATACATTTGAAATGAGTTGTTGATGGGACAAACCTGTGCATAGAATTGAAGTTTGTGATGGAGCATTTGGGCCAAATAGAAGAGCGTATTAGATGCCTAGAAGCAGTAGTTTTCAGGGCTAGGCAGCGTCAGAGGTGGCGACCGAGTCAGGCTCCAATTCGGATAACTAACTATGCAGGAGAATCGGTAACAGTAGCTGACCTTCAAGCTGAAGAAGACAGGGTGCATCAAGAGTTTGGTGGTGTTGATGTTGGAGGCGAGATGATGGGAAGTGGGAGAAtgggtaaaaggaaagctagcTATTTGGTTGCTAAAGCATTGGGTGTGGAAACCAATCAGGGTGAGGGTTTTGCAACAAATTTGTTTCATTGTAATATATGCTTGGACAAGGCAAGAGATCCAGTTTTGACTTCTTGTGGTCACTTGTTTTGCTGGCCATGCTTTCATAAGTTGTCATATGCTTATTCAAATGTGAGGGAATGTCCGGTTTGTAAAGGAGATGTCACTGAAGAAGGAATTATCCCAATTTATGGCAATGCAAGTGTTGATAACAATGGCAAGTTTGAATCGAATGAAATTGGTTTGACAGTTCCTGCTCGACCTCGTCCACATAGAATTGAGAGTATTAGGCAGCGGTTCAGATACTGAGGAGCTTCTTCTACAATCTAGGACTTGCTGTGGTTTGGTAACTTCTTTGTTGGATTAGGTGACTGAGTTTAGTTAGAAATCTCCTACAGTAAAATTGATAGAATTAATATTTTGGCCACTCATTCTCACTGGAAGACAGAATGTAATCAGCATAGTCCTTCCCATTATTTTCTAGGTTGTTAGTGCAAGGAGCCACTTTTTTTCCATCCCTTCCGTTGGTATTTAATTCTAAGATTTTACAGAAAATTTATTTGAGGTCATAGTCCCTGGTGAAGCATCTGGCATCTCAATCTTCACTATGTCAATAAAGACTCACAATTTAGCATTGCTGCCACAAACCAATCAGAGTCATACTCCAGATGTTGCTGCTACCACTTTTGCAGCCTCATCTTCTGTATCTTCTTCAAGTAGGAATGATAGCATTTATACTGTTACAGACTCCAATATCCAGACAACCGATAATAGTGTGCAGATTATTTCATCTTACTCTTCATCTTTGAGTAGAATTGATGTTTTAAGATCAGTTTCAAATGAGTCTAGGAGGAGATGGTTTACATGATGGTCCTTCATGAAAAGGGAATTATCATGTTGACAGAAGGTTACTATTATGTATACTACAAAGTATCTGTTACACCACATTTTCTGTTTCTTGGTGTAAAACAAAATATGCTATCAAATTATAGTTATATTATTACATGGCCTATGATCATCATGGTCCCAATCAATCTCCACGTGACTCTCAATTTGGtgttattaattcttttttgtaaattaaaaatctcAATTATTTACGTGAAGTTTTACATGGTTCTGAACACATAATGTTCTGAaatcatgtaataatttctcaGATGTTCCACATTTACCTGCCCTTCAgtcattattttttcacttggcatttttagtttcattaaaattaagagGAATGTTAACGACATTTtctctaatattttttcttgtactctttatattcacaaaaaaagTCATAGAAAAAGagtattattttctaaaattaatatacacattttacttattattttcttgGTGATTTCTCGTTCCATGttattttataatcatttgtgttttttttttttggtaattcatGTAAGTGTAGAAAAAGAGATTAAAtgttctcttccatttttttggtaTGTCATTTCTACCTGCTTATTATAGCATTGAACTGatttgaatgataaaataatagtaaattgAACTAAGCGTATTAGAATAAACTTCAATTAAAAAGTTCCTTGATAAAGCAACGGGAGGGAATTGGCTTATAATTGAGAAAGAAACAActattgctatttttttttactaaatagaaATAATGATCTTTTGAACAGTAACCACATTTTAAAGTCGAGCCAAaaaatttctcataattttagTCGTGATCGAGACACTAGTTTCAAAGCTGCGATAGGACAAATGAAATGAGTCTTATGACTTGTAAGTCGAAAATAAGCCAAAATTTCATTTGttcctttccttttctattgATATTTCTTCGTGGACATTCTTAAATTCATTGTTGTTATATTTGCTTTGTCTGTTTTACAACTTACAAGCCTGCTTTTCATGGAACAATATGGTGAAACCATTTCTAGAACCcaagattaacaaaaaaaaaaaaagaaaaaaaagtgatatttgTTTATCCTCATGACAACCTAAGGAGTCGCATGGTGATGGAAAATTTTGTGTTGCTTCGGGGTTGAAAGTGAATATGGAAAAATCCCATTCCGATGCCTCCAAGAATGATTCCAATATTGAgaatgaccatttcaattctaTTATGGGTTTCCCTCACACTTTCTAATCTTGGAAAGTATCTTGGTTTCCCAATCTTAATTGGCATGGTGAAGAAAAgggattttaatttcatttaattggATCATATTACTTCTAAGCTTGCGGGTTGGAAAAGTAAGTTGCTTAGTAGAGTTGGCAGGGTCATTTTAACTATACCatgcaaaattttctttttccaaaaGGTACTTGTGATGCTATTGATACGACGGTTAGTGTTTTTGTGTGGGATTATAATACCTCTCATTGGGTTAGGGAACCATTACTATATAAGCCCGAAAAAAAAGGCAGGTGAATGCTAGACAACAGAACATTTCTTTGTTAGGGTTAGGGAAGCATGCATGGGATCTCATAAATAACCTGGATAAATTGTGGGTTTGAATATTATCTAATAAATACTTAAGGAACTCTAATCTTTTCCCAGGGAGCTCATACACTTGAAGCTCTACTATACTGAAAGCCTTTGATTCTTTAAGGGATGGCTTCTTCGTGTGGTTTTTTCAAATGCCTTTATTTGGGCAC contains the following coding sequences:
- the LOC114387798 gene encoding E3 ubiquitin-protein ligase RMA3-like; amino-acid sequence: MEHLGQIEERIRCLEAVVFRARQRQRWRPSQAPIRITNYAGESVTVADLQAEEDRVHQEFGGVDVGGEMMGSGRMGKRKASYLVAKALGVETNQGEGFATNLFHCNICLDKARDPVLTSCGHLFCWPCFHKLSYAYSNVRECPVCKGDVTEEGIIPIYGNASVDNNGKFESNEIGLTVPARPRPHRIESIRQRFRY
- the LOC114387176 gene encoding uncharacterized protein LOC114387176; this translates as MHEMMPHSQIFQNNQNYAVWTHPLPPYPPENAAVFSRRETFNPHPGRVTGNKRKDCHRTGSGPPALRSGGKGRRIHHPKRIFGRGGGSSRLTPPFAPRNTTSFIIRAKNCGGMVSPPTPEAAIFPAASLSPATFDEKSAKEQWGFNGYGSMKGLIRLRPGNLDSGAGRFEMVYPNSGEEHNNLDKRVSEQDTHIAHLEEQNWTLKERLLFMERQLDDMRRRVHFLETDGAMSHGGEGGAENFPAAGDVCYVKSHINNK